ACATCTGAggagaatacacacacacacacacacacacacacacacacacatacacacaaatgacacCTACACTTGTGGCTGCAGGCTGCTGAGGAAGTCGTCAATGTGGTCTTGTGGCACGTCCCCATCCAGGCGAGCAAGATAAGTGTAAATTTTCACAAAGGTGTCAAACGGGATCATGGCGGCGccgtcctcctcatcctctgtcAGGATCTCACAGGCGAACTTCAGAGAACTCCTGAGGGTCTAAGAAAGAGAACCACACATTCAAAATAAgtgacacacaaatatacaatcACTTTTTAAGGATGAGCACAGGCACACACTGCAAATACAACAACCTTGTCATTACAGAACATGACTGCCCTCATGTGGTTAAAGAGTTCAATGGCCCTATTCACAGCAGCAAAATGTTCCTAACTcctcacactgagcacatgaaGTTGTTAATGCTGATCTGCATTTGCTTAGGCAGAATCTAAGTCATTATCCGCAAAGTTCTTCCGTCGCTGCTGCTCTATGTGCATCTTCTGAGCAATCCTGGGCTTAATAGAATTGCAAAGACTCACATAGTCAGAGAAggatttattctttctttccagAGTCTGGGGACCCCGATAGAGAAGTCTGGATCACAGACGCCTGGATCTAATTCAAACACTATAAGAGAAGATGACTGCAagttaaattttaaaaaatcgcATCTGTGCTTGGTCTTACATTGGGTTTTGAGGCTCAAAGGAAGCGGTATAAAGTGGTATTAGTGTTTCTCTCTGGCCTTATATAACATCTCACCCCTCCCAGAGCGCTGCAGCCCAGGGCGAAAAACTCCATCCAGTCAATGTCTGAGCTGAAGCTGCCCAGCGACAGCAGGGTCTCCATCTGATCCGATGGTAAACACAGACCCTCCCATTTCTTCTGCAGTTCCTCCTTGCTGCAAGTTGTCTTCTGGGACAGCTGTGGATGTAGTAAGTAGCGGTTAGGGGAGTTGAGGAGAAAGAAATCATTCAGTCATTGGTTTAAATAAACAGCAGTATTGGTTCTGGGGACTCTGGCAGCCAGTGACAATGACTTTTATATTGTATATGGGGAGCTGAGTAGTTAAGACTTAATAAGGGGAATGACAACAATGCAACAATGTGCAAATGCATAGAAAATTGGGTAAGCAAATGTGGATATTAAACACGCACAACCGATAATTACTCACAGC
This portion of the Hippoglossus stenolepis isolate QCI-W04-F060 chromosome 19, HSTE1.2, whole genome shotgun sequence genome encodes:
- the LOC118098373 gene encoding ropporin-1-like protein; amino-acid sequence: MPPPDTMFCAQQISIPPELPNLLKNFTKAAIRTQPKDLLLWSSTYFHALCKGESLPLKDHLEIVATQKTDTGLTPGLLKTLHKQLSQKTTCSKEELQKKWEGLCLPSDQMETLLSLGSFSSDIDWMEFFALGCSALGGTLRSSLKFACEILTEDEEDGAAMIPFDTFVKIYTYLARLDGDVPQDHIDDFLSSLQPQVELQHGMIKPLDFIHQDNMD